CCTAAAATAATACTATTGATAATGACCTTATTACCTCTTTATCCACTCTCTTTTTCACCGCAATGATGAATTATGACTTAATTTGTTTTAACCATCAAAAGACAACTGCCCCAAAACATCCCTACCGGAACAACCTTTCTAAAAAGAATAAAGATAGTCCGTCCCCTGAATAAAGAACATTTTAATCGCTTAAATCGACCCCCAAACCTGCATCTAACTCCAACCTCACCCCCCTCAAAATCAAACATTAAACCTTATACTCATTATGTCCCCATCAGACACAATATAGTCCTTACCCTCCAGATGAAATCGCCCCTTTTCTTTCACAGCCTTTTCCGATCCCAGTTCCATCAGATCGTCATAAGAGAAACACTCCACAGCAATAAAACCCCGTGCCAGGTCAGAATGAATACTGCCGGCAGCCTCCACCGCCGTCGAACCTCTCCTTATATTCCAGGCCCTCACCTCATCTGCACCCACAGTGAAAAAACTTATATACCCCAGTGTATCATAGGCGATTTTTGTCAGACGATCCTTTGCTGACTCCTTTATTCCCATATCCTCCATAAACATCTGCGCATCATTCTCATCGAGCCTCGAGAGCTCCATCTCAAAATTACCCGCAAACTCAATTGCATTATACTCCTTTGAAAACTTCTGCATCACTGCTTCATTTTTCCCGTAAGATACCTCATCGGTATTGAGAATAACTATCGCCGGTTTTTTGGTAAGAAACTGAAATCCCCTGATCGCCAGTTCCTCCTCAGGGCTGAATTCCAGCTTTCTGACAGGCTCTGATTTGTTAAGCTGCTCACATACTCTCTCTAAAACCTTTTCCTCCATCAGCAGAGCATCATTTTTCTGCCCCTTCGTATATCCTGACCTGATTTTCTCAAGCCTCTTCTCAGCTATTATCAGGTCGGAAAGCAGAGTCTCTTCCTCAATTTTTCTCAGATCACCAATCGGATCTGCCGGGCCGGTAATGTCGTTTGCAAAGCCACGGATCACAAATGCCAGCGAATCCGCATTCCGGATTACCTTCAACATCTCACCCGCGAAGGCCTCCTGACGAATCGAGTCCTCCGCGATCCCTGCAACATCCACAATTTCTATCGTGGCAAAGACTGTCTTTTTAGGTTTGTACATCTCAGAGAGCCTCTTCACCCGCTCATCTGAAACTTTGACAATAGCAATATTGGGTTCGGCTTTGGAGGAGGCATAAGCAGATACAGGAGCTTCCGATTTTGTCAAGGCATTAAAGAGAGTGGTTTTACCTGATTTGGGTAATCCAAACAGTCCTATCTTCATTGTTCCTCCATGCAGAGATACATATTCAGTAAAATCAATACAGAAAAACTCAGCCGGGGACCCATCCCGCAGGCCGTGAAAACAAATCTGAGAGATATTTCGGGGATTTTCACATTACCCGGAATAAGCCGTTACTTGATGATTGATGGCGGCTTTATTTTCAGGTCTATCAGTTCCGGACGTCTGAAATGGACAACCGAGATTATGCCCACGAAGAGAAATCCGGATGCGTAGAGCATCAGAAAAGGACTGACAAGAAAATTTGTAAAGCCAAGAAACATCTGGAAACTGGCCAGGCAGTATATCCCCAGGATGATCTCGACAAGACAGGTCAGATCTTTTATCGGCTTGTATGTAGTGCTTCGCTTAGAACCTTTTTTCGGTGTACGATGAAAAGGCGAATTCATCTTGAGAAGAGCCTCAAAGACCGCTTTACCATTATTCACGGCCAACCCGGTCCCTATAAGCATCATCGCCGGGATAAGCATGATCTGCTTTCTGATCTTGTTTCCTATGTAGTACTGGGAAACCATGTACATTGTCGATGGCCCGCTGGTAGCCAGAATCATGCACAGAATAACACATCCAAACCAGAACGGCGGAAGATACACCTTTACATAATAGAGAACCGGCATAGTCAGAAGTGCCAGAAGCAGCATCAACGGATGAACCATATAGTGGGTAAGATGAAGTACCGCCTGAACCATTTTAAACACGGGAATCTTTCTCTGCCACAGAAGAGGGATGATCTTTATAGCGGTCTGGATCGAACCCTTCGCCCACCTGAACTGCTGATTCTTAAAAGCGTTTATATCCTCAGGTATCTCAGCCGGCACCTCAAGTTCAGGAACATACTCTGTTTCCCAACCGGCCAGTTGCATGCGGTAGGAAAGATCCATATCTTCGGTCAGGGTATCATGCTGCCACCCGCCACTGGTTTCAATAGCTGAACGGCGAAAAACTCCGGCAGTGCCATTGAAATTCATGAACAACCCATTCCAGCTTCTGGCGGCCTGTTCAATCATAAAATGCCCGTCAATACCCATGGCCTGGCCTCTGGTGATCAAAGAGGAATTCTTGTTCAGATGTGTCCATCTCCCCTGAACAAGCCCAATCTTGGGGCGATCCACAAAAAAGGCCATCGCCTTCTTCAGAAAATCCGGCCTGGGTACAAAATCAGCATCAAATATCGCTACAAATTCTGCATCTGTATAGTCAAGTCCATTCTGCAGAGCACCCGCTTTATAACCTGTTCTATCTACCCTGCGAATAACCGAAATATTGATTCCCTGCTCTTTCAGCCGCCTGACAGTTTCATCCACAAATCCAATTGTCTCATCAGTGCTGTCGTCAAGAACCTGGATTTCGTGCCTTGATATTGGATAATCAATCGCAGCCACAGCCTCTATGACCCGGTTGGCTACAGATTTCTCATTGTACATTGGAAGCTGGGTTACTACTTTGGGGAAACAACTTTCATCTGTTATACTATAGAAGTGCTTCATCCTCTCGCGTTGGGCAATTACTTTAGCTTTTCGCTTCCGAAGGAAAAGATAGGTGAGAATATAACACTGTAACCCATATGCCAGCAGAATCGCCGAACACAAGACGTACAAAGATATTACAATGATTAGTGCAACCATATTTTTATCAGCCTGCACGAGTGATAGGTTTTTTTCTTAACTTATGTTACGAAAAATGTAGCAAATAATATAATTATTGCATGGTGCAACACAAAATAACTTTTATTGAGAACCTGTAAGTTGGCAAATCTCCTCCTGCACCTCTCTGAAAAGATCCGGGGCATCAAGTATATCCGCCATCACCTGATTCCCCCACCCCGATTGCCTTATTCCTGCCATTTCACCCGGTCCCCTGGACCTCAGATCCATCTCCGCAATCTTGAACCCGTCATTAAGCCTGCAAAAAGCCAAAAGCCGCCCCCTTACCTCTGAGTCCGATCCGGCAGCCGGGCTTAAAAGAAAACAGTAAGATTTCCCCCCTCCCCTCCCTACTCTTCCTCTTAGCTGATGAAGTTGTGCCAATCCAAACAGATCTGCTCCTTCTATGACCATAACAGTTGCAGCAGGAACATCTACCCCCACTTCAATCACCGATGTAGATACAAGGAGTCTGGTTTCCCCTGATACAAATTTTTCCATAACTGACTGCTTTTCGATGCTATCCATCCTTCCATGCACCAGTCCAACATCAATCCCGGAAAAAGCACCTCTTCTCAAATGGTCATACAGAGTCTCTGCATCTTTCACCTCATGGTCCTCATCAAACTCCTCACCCTTCTCGATTCTTGGTGCCACCCAGAATACAGATGCCCCCCTGGAAGTAATCTGTTCAAGAATAAATTTCTCCATCTCTGCCCGCTTTTCCTCCGGTACAAGATAAGTTGACACCGGCTCCCTTCCCCCTGGCCCCCTGTTTATGGTTACAATATCCAAATCTCCATACAGGGTCATAGCAAGGGACTGAGGAATCGGAGTTGCCGACATGAGAAGAAAATCACTCGCCGGATCTTTTTCCTGAAGAGCCATTCTCTGCTTTACACCAAATTTATGCTGCTCATCAATTACCACCATGCCAAGCGATCTGAACTTGACAGTTGGTTGTATAAGGGTGTGGGTCCCCACAACAAATCGCAGTTCACCCGTAAGCAGACTGCGAAGAATTTTCTTGCGTTCAGAAGCCGGTGTTGCACCTGTGAGCATGGCAGATTCTATACCCAGACCACCGAGCCATTTCTTTACAACTGCATAACCCTGGGCTGCAAGAACTTCCGTAGGAACCATCCACGCCACCTGCAGCCCCTCATTGAGAGCCGG
This genomic window from Fibrobacter sp. contains:
- the ychF gene encoding redox-regulated ATPase YchF, which gives rise to MKIGLFGLPKSGKTTLFNALTKSEAPVSAYASSKAEPNIAIVKVSDERVKRLSEMYKPKKTVFATIEIVDVAGIAEDSIRQEAFAGEMLKVIRNADSLAFVIRGFANDITGPADPIGDLRKIEEETLLSDLIIAEKRLEKIRSGYTKGQKNDALLMEEKVLERVCEQLNKSEPVRKLEFSPEEELAIRGFQFLTKKPAIVILNTDEVSYGKNEAVMQKFSKEYNAIEFAGNFEMELSRLDENDAQMFMEDMGIKESAKDRLTKIAYDTLGYISFFTVGADEVRAWNIRRGSTAVEAAGSIHSDLARGFIAVECFSYDDLMELGSEKAVKEKGRFHLEGKDYIVSDGDIMSIRFNV
- a CDS encoding glycosyltransferase gives rise to the protein MVALIIVISLYVLCSAILLAYGLQCYILTYLFLRKRKAKVIAQRERMKHFYSITDESCFPKVVTQLPMYNEKSVANRVIEAVAAIDYPISRHEIQVLDDSTDETIGFVDETVRRLKEQGINISVIRRVDRTGYKAGALQNGLDYTDAEFVAIFDADFVPRPDFLKKAMAFFVDRPKIGLVQGRWTHLNKNSSLITRGQAMGIDGHFMIEQAARSWNGLFMNFNGTAGVFRRSAIETSGGWQHDTLTEDMDLSYRMQLAGWETEYVPELEVPAEIPEDINAFKNQQFRWAKGSIQTAIKIIPLLWQRKIPVFKMVQAVLHLTHYMVHPLMLLLALLTMPVLYYVKVYLPPFWFGCVILCMILATSGPSTMYMVSQYYIGNKIRKQIMLIPAMMLIGTGLAVNNGKAVFEALLKMNSPFHRTPKKGSKRSTTYKPIKDLTCLVEIILGIYCLASFQMFLGFTNFLVSPFLMLYASGFLFVGIISVVHFRRPELIDLKIKPPSIIK
- a CDS encoding ATP-dependent DNA helicase RecG, with product MTKRDVEAMMDFLSPVSLVPGMGPKRVEALLESGIETIGDLLYAFPRRYIDRSRITLISSIGDYFQDCCTIVGIVKRVRLERGRRSQRLRILIDDGTGQIELLWFQGISYLRNAFKPGMRMMVTGRVSRYIHFQMVHPIADRVPERGEGPLLKCIPVYSLTSGMREAGLAQGLFRKAVSWILKNLKHYPRVLPEPLEKKHQFPPLEICIRELHFPSSMEELPKYRQRIKYESFYRVALALRFSRKKFALPGRSMNPGRLPDLLKSSLPFELTPDQKDAVNVLYRDSGSPSRMHRLLQGDVGCGKTFVAIFSCLPALNEGLQVAWMVPTEVLAAQGYAVVKKWLGGLGIESAMLTGATPASERKKILRSLLTGELRFVVGTHTLIQPTVKFRSLGMVVIDEQHKFGVKQRMALQEKDPASDFLLMSATPIPQSLAMTLYGDLDIVTINRGPGGREPVSTYLVPEEKRAEMEKFILEQITSRGASVFWVAPRIEKGEEFDEDHEVKDAETLYDHLRRGAFSGIDVGLVHGRMDSIEKQSVMEKFVSGETRLLVSTSVIEVGVDVPAATVMVIEGADLFGLAQLHQLRGRVGRGGGKSYCFLLSPAAGSDSEVRGRLLAFCRLNDGFKIAEMDLRSRGPGEMAGIRQSGWGNQVMADILDAPDLFREVQEEICQLTGSQ